aagagaaaatacaaaaaaataaatgaaaaatcttaAACACCCATCCATATCTAGTAGCCTCAATCCTGAACCATTAATTTGTCTAACAGACAAACAAACGGACTAACGGAGCCTTAAAAGCGTAGAATCCATCTCAAGATCAGAATCACTTGCATGTGATTCTGTCCTCTTAACAGGTGACGTCATTAATAAACGGTAGAAGATTAAAGATCGGAAAATCGTACCAGAAACCTGAAAATCGTACCAgaaaacctatctctctctctctctcctctctctctctctctatatatatatatatatagtatatatatatatatatatatatatataatatatatatatataaatatatatattatatatatatatatatatatatatatatatatatatatatatataaataatatgactGAAGCATTTTTGTAAACGAATAAAACGACTGTTTTCGACAACTTGATAAGAAGGAAAATTCCAGTTTTGGGATGTTCTGAAACGGGCCGTTGTCTATGACAGGTTTTGGGTTAAAAGTTTCAAACTCATATCTGGGAAGGGACTTGCATACGTTTTGGACAGCAAAGAGGGGCTGCTTAATTACTTTACTGGTCACGCAAACACTGATGAGGGTTTTCCAAGGCGAATTTTGGAAGAATCTTCAAGCGAAGGCTATTCTTAATATTACTTTTATTCGTAACTGTTTTGAGCCCTTTTTTCTATTGTGGCAAATGTCAGTTGCTCTATTAATAGTTGAAAAGTTGGttcttttatgatatatatatatatatatatatatatatatatatatatatatatatatatatatactcttctatACTTATGCGTCTGCATAAAAAGTTGTAGACAGTCTGTGAAGTCGTATTACTGAATGTGCCAAATTAAGTTCAAATAAGTGCTCAGTCGGGAgcagaattttttctttctttttttaaagcctttttgctttttctttttttcctgctTTCCACCTTCCCTTTTTTAGTTCGCCCTTCACTCATATAACTGCCTGACTTCTTCGACTCAATTCCCTCAAAATTTCTATATACCTTTCGAAATAAAATGTTCGTCGTTAAAATACTTTCCTTATGACAATAAAGATAAACTGCAACGGTTGGTTGGTTGGTCATGTAAATATTTAGCTGGCTGtgagccagcacgggctcttgctcctaaagcAGCCCGTACTGCAACGGGtatccatttgtttctttctcccTTCAGCAGAAATAGTCTCGGGCTAATAAAGACCAAGTTTAAGCTTCCCGTCGTCGAGCCCGGGCTCGGTATTGCACCACTGCTACTTACTGCGTCAGTATAGTATAGGTGACGCCCCAGGATCGGTACTTTAAGTCTCGACTCCAGCGTTTCTATGACATTTATGCTGTCAAGCCAAAGAGAACAgaagttggagtggctggacagcgaGACAAAGAAGTCCAGAATATAAATGGATCTACAGGTGGAAGTAGGAGACATCGCCACAGCTTCACccagaagtaatagttagagaggttgaacagcacaactgaagaaaggaagtgggaaagaaggtcaagtaaaaggctaatGGTGGGAGCAGTTAGGAACCAAAAGGACTGCAAACGCCATTTAGTACTGTCTACAGTACAGCAAAATAGGGGCACTGGTGGCATTAACCCGCTACCGGTAGCCCCATAAATACAAATAACTTAAACATTATACCCATGATGTATAATTGAAATAACATTACCGCTATAACGTCGGAAGCATTTAATCAACATGGATATACACGTGAATAAGGCTAAATATCTTAGGTGCTTATAAGTTAATCATATTCTTTTTAATGTCAGTTCAATCATTAGTTACCATTTTATATTTACGAAGTGTCATCGCATTATGATTTAACTGAAAATGATCAGAAAATGCAATATGtccttttatatcattttattagGAATTTACTTTCATACGAATTTTTCTGTCGACATAAAGTTTACCTGATCAACAGGAGGTCAAATACGAATTTAATTTTCACCTGAAAATTCTGACGATATTCGTGAGAAAATACGATGTTTACATCAGGTGAGGAAAACAGAATATTACGGAGACATGAATATAGTATAGCTGGAATATTAAATGCACTGTGCATGGATTTTCAATTGAAAAATTCTCGCAGGAGAGCAAATGAAGGGAAAGTGAAATACCAGAGCAAATGATGCATTCATGGACCATATTAAATCTATGACGCAGTTTATTACGCTCATTTTCATAGTTTTACTCGGCCAATAAAATACTTCACGGACAGGCAATATTCATAAAAGGAACAATTCTAAAAATTAGGACGAACAATAAAGCTAAATATTAAGGATTATACAAAGCTGAGAGCGGCTCTCGAGCGAAAATTGAAGTCTGCTGACAAATATGAATCCAGTGAAAGTCATATAACCTCGTGCTGAAATGAATATGTCATGGAGGGAAAAGTACGATGCAGGTGGAAATTCGCTGGATATGAAAAGGAAGTTCGGgttttcaaatgaatttgatttcGTACTGGAGAATCTTGGGATACTTCTAGTTTGTAGTTCCTCGTGTAATATAAATAAACGTTTGCAAATGTATCTAAATCTATGAACTACTAGTAATACCCTATGGTATATGAAGTagctcgcatatatatatatatatatatatatatatatatatatatatgtgtgtgtgtgtgtgtgtgtgtgtgtgtgtgtgtgtgtgtgtgtgtgtgtgtgaataacttgatcacgaagtatataaaacgtgatgctatgtataaataaatgtttttgccaaggaggaaaaaatgaaaggtgagagagccaagaactttcggtctagcacgaccctttactcaggcacgactgatcatacaaagcaaaaaaatagtaaaagtaggcttaatatccatactcacattacaagattagcaataaggtcgatttcactctacagaaacgaggaaacgcctgagggcaagactagcgatttttaggcagccacaccttggaggagcacacacgtagtcaacagatgattcatccagaaacaatacattttgaaaaaacaaggaggcatatacgacttactaccatgaaatttacaaaaatattcacagaaaatgagtgaaaagataaaaataagatataaatatatcgagcaagagagagagagagagagagagagagagagagagagagagagagagagagagagagagagaaatcgtttcCTGGAAACCTCTGCCATGGAAAATGAATCCGATCACGACGGACATCTCAATCTCCTCTGggtgattatttttcttattttgccttggaagaagaagaggaggaggaggaggaggaggaggaggaggaggaggaggagtatgcATACTAAGGGTGAAAGGCACAGGTAAAGAAAGAATAAGAAAGTATAGACAAAATACTAGACTGAGAAACGAGAGATTACTGGATTATTGACGTGAATTCTCTTAAAATGCATCTAAAATCATTCTTCCCTCTGGCCCCCGTTGTGGAAGTGCCGGCAGTGTACCttaagtggtgcactgtaggtattactaaaggCACTTATTGGCAAAACGTGAGAGTCGTACAAGGGAGAAAAAGAGAGTAGTTTTACTTCTCCTCCACCTTTATTCAAATCCTCCCTCTCTTCATTTCGGCAGAGTAATGTGCAGATAATACAAAGAACGAAAGAAGGAATacgaaaagaaataaacattgtaACAGAGGAAGTAAAGCAAAGAAGGgcaaaaggggaaaggggaaagagaACCCCGCAAACCAACGAAGGCACAAAAACCTAACCACAAGGCAAGAAACCCTCAAGACCCCACAAGATGAATCCTAAACCCAAAAGGTGTAACCCTCCACTCACAAGAGGGAACCCCCACCCCACAAGATCAGTCCTCAACTCACAAGGGAACACAAACCCACAAGGAGGAGCCCTACAAGATGAATCCTCGACCCATAAACAGGAACCCAAAACCAAGAAAGGATCACTCAACTCATAAAGAGGAACCTTAAACTAAACCACAAGGAGGAACTCTTGGCCAATGAGATGAATTCTCATTCTAAAAAAAGGATCCTTCAacaaaacaaggaggaaccctTAAACCAGAAGGAGGAACCCTTCAACACGAAGGAGGAACTCTTAAACCAGAAGGAGGAGCCCTTACACCAGAAGGAGGGACCCTCAATTCATGAGAAGGAACCCTTAAACCAGAAGGAAGAACCCTTCGACACGAAGGATGAACTCTTAAACCAGAAGGAGGAGCCCTTACACCAGAAGGAGGGACCCTCATTTCTAGAGGAGGAAACCTTAAACCAGAAGGAGGAACCCTCAATTCAAGAGAAGGAACCTTCAAACAAGAAGGAGAAACCCTTACACCAGAAGGAGGAATCCTCAATTCAAGAGGAGCAACCCTTAAACCCGAAGGAGGAACCTTTACACCAGAAGGAAGGACCCACAATTCAAGAGGAGGAACCCTTAAAGCAGGAAGAACCCTCAATTCAAGAGGAGGAACCCTTAAAGCAGGAAGAACCCTCAATTCAAGAGGAGGAACCCTTAAAGCAGGAAGAACCCTCAATTCAAGAGGAGGAACCCTTATGGCAGAAGGAGCAACCCTCAACCACAAGGAGGAGCCCTCAACCCACAATGATCAACCCTCAGCCTATGTGATCTATTTATTTCTGATCATCCTTTAATAGATATCATACGTAACTCAGTTCAGCCTTCGTCAGTATTCCAGAGAACTAACTCGACTTCCAGGTGTTGCGTCACATTCTCACAACAGCGTTTCGAACTTGTGTGATTTGGATCCCGCTGGAGCCTTCACTAATCAAAAAAGTTATGGGAAATGTTTCCAACAAGTTAGAATAAAGTTTAGGAAAACTCTTACACGACGGATTCCTTGAAGTTTCccattattatgaatttatttcttaattccttATGAAACACTGGAGATCATTAAATCATTGAAGTTTTTATTTGTCAATTTCgtttttgtgaaaatgaaaataaaaatgttttggaTGAATTCCTCTCATAAGCAGAGTCCTAATTTGATTTGTCAATTCTCTTTCATTTAACTACCTAATCACAGTCTCTCTTTGGTACTTTAATGAATGTTAATTAATCTCCATTATTATCTGATTTCCATATTGCTTGGTCACCTCTGTCTAGATAAACGCACCCTACTTTCgatcagtttggctttcatcatcTTCATTTGCTGCTTCATCTGTAAGTctttttttcttgggggggggggggggggtgggctgaCAGGAGGAGACGAACGAGGGAACTAGCTACTTCTGCTAATAGAGTAGTTATCATAATAACACTGCCATAACGATAGTCAGATTTAATtcccaaaatgaaataaaaattctctgaATTGCATCTGAATATTTCCTTGTCTTATGCATTCATTATCACCGTCCTTCCTATTGGTAGTATTATATAATTGCTACTGATATCATGATAAATCGAAAGTACATTGTGCTCGTAAAGATACGTCCTTTATCCGGATTATATTCCAGTCTGGATTATCCCGGATATCACTTCCTCCAACGCATAAGCTTTAAATGTGTCTTGCCTATTAAAAGAATACTTATTcgtatatttcaaaattttaccTTAATACCAATAATGTCTAGAGATAATTGCCTTCATCTCGTTATGCATTTCACTCtcatttatataatcatattattctATTCATATAACCATTAATAGGATTTGCATAGAGCGTCTCTGCCTATCTGTCAAACTCCTGCCTGTCTTCGGGTGTGTTcgagtaacattctctctctctctctctctctaacgtgcgcgcgcgcgtgtgcagAAATTTACATTTTAAGCCAATCGTGTATTGGaatgaacgaagagagagagagagagagagagagagagagagagagaattcgaactTTCATGGATTAATGTGCATTTTTTCCGGATTTGAAATGCTGCTGACATTTTAAATTGGGGACCTGGCTGGTGCGCATATCTTACGCTCGCTTTTGAAGTGTGAATATCCGAGGAAATATTCGTACTGACAAATTTTTTTCTCATGCAACCTCGGACGTAATACCAAACACATTGATAGCATGGTACGATGAAGCTTGAAggtttaactttatatatatatatatacaaatacggatatacatatttatacacacacacaaacacacacacactatatatatatactaggatcgatatatatatatagttatatatatatatatatatatatatatatatatatagatatatatagagagatatatatatatatatatatatatatatatatatatatatatatatatatatatatatgtatatatctaaatatatctaaatatatatatctatatatatatatatatatagatatatatatatatatatataattttattttatataatacacatacatatatacatacacgacaaataaatatatatatatataatatatatatatatatataatatatatatatatatatacatatatatatatatatatatatatatatatatgatatatatatattatgaataattatacatcgaaccgtgattcttTATAATTATTCgactacaaagtcctttaatatctaaattcgccctacctcggaattgatatattttcatctatgtacctaaggggaatttttttgttgataataattttttagttgtagctcgaatgatatataaatgaatcacggttagatgtgataattattcataacaaaggctacatgtgtcaaatgctcgaattggctaacatggtagaaggggtttcatatcgattctaattacgaaaacaccgagttcgagggtgatttgtaaggtcagaattaatataaacttattagcgtctctgttggctgaattgatagcgtcactgtctgtcctgattttgttcccgtccacttggacggtggttcgatcccatgtggggacgaaattattatcaacaaaaaaattccccttcggtacatatatgaaaatatatcaattccgaggtagagcgaatttagatattaaaggacatttgcagctcgaatgatatatatatgtatatatatatatatatatatatgatatatatatatatatatatatatatatatatatatatatatattaatatatatacatacatacatatatatatatacatatatatatatatatatatatatatatatatatatatatatatatatatatatatatataagcgaataacccacaggaaaatgatagtcagaaatccaagcgctttcatctttactcagacattgacaatgtctgagtaaagacgaaagcgcttggatttctgactatcattttcctgtgggattcgcttatttatgaagtcacgtgcatctactgtgattttttttaagcatatatatatatatatatatatatatatatataatatatatatatatatatataagcgaatcccacaggaaaatgatagtcagaaaatccaagtgctttcgtctttactcagacattgacaatgtctgagtaaagacgaaagcgcttggatttctgactatcattttcctgtgggattcgcttatttatgaagtccacgtgcatctactgtgattttttaagcataatatatatatatatatatatatatatatattatatgtgtgtgtgtgtgtgtttgtgtgtgtgtgtgtatatatatatatatatatatatatatatatatatatatatatatatatatatatatatatatatgtgtgtgtgtgtgtgtgtatgtatatatatatatatatatatatatatatcttataagtgTGTAATgtttagtgaattacatatcatgtcttgcttggagacagagtgagctgtaggggcagctttcttgaatgaaggaatttgatacgtaatcattttaatctggagactgctcgtcctgtcgtcaaggcagtttggggtgtgtcaagcatgtacattcgcttgtacggatgttacaggtatAATCGACCAAGGTACTTGCGAGAGGCATattccttttgtgagaagaaagaggtcggtttggtacacgccaggtgttgggagaaaaaccccatcttaaaggtatggcacatattttgtaggacttagaaaactgttacctttgaaaagatagagaagtgtgaaatacattcttttacttaagattacttttgaaaagagagagaaggtgtgaaatacattctttcacttaagattacttttgaaaagagagagaagtgtgaaatacattctttcacttaagattacttttgaaaagagtgatgtgtgaagtgtatcttttatccaatattatctttattacagatggatTCTATTCtatggtattagagacgggattctctaacctgactattacaatgaaacaattgacattctgggtctggggaTGATGAATTCTTagccaggagggtagaatgaataacttactagttttctttgtgggcagacttgggtgtttatcactatgacttattaatcattttgttatttataattcatctgctttgggtaataaatagtatatttttgtacttacgtgatcttaatagcctaatgacatgtttgcagacagagggcaccattggcaacaggtaagggtttccaatttgtgtagtctTAATAAAAGGGTGTTTAGAGTGGTGGCAGgcagtttaagaggctttttatatattttataagctgtaggtatgctaacaaagagactggtgactagttagacatagatgtttttttggTAGTAAAAGGGgcttataatcatgtcacaggcaactcggggctctttttgctgattcagtgGGTTGGGTATTGAGAGGTTATGCATCTCTCTGGCTCAGTCAGTGTCGGCCATATTGTGATTCTTGAAaatcagtgttttaaaacgtgaaggggaaaagtttaattttcgacgtattaaagtgtttcacgagtgtggtAAACAGGTTACGCATATTTGCGGTgcatatacgaattcggtttccagtcatatgaagatgtgagtgtatttcaatctttctttcctattttctcctttttacctttttatttttgtttgtattctttttttttttgtgaaaacttTAAATGTACAAAATGACGTATATTAGTATCTAatatcatagtt
The Macrobrachium nipponense isolate FS-2020 chromosome 45, ASM1510439v2, whole genome shotgun sequence genome window above contains:
- the LOC135214229 gene encoding DNA ligase 1-like, translating into MARVVLHGLCTYIMESPHPANNAVPGSRRDRHCILHAGKPSEKKQRCDVFILPREELAYCAAPAEKRRAKPQFQKSVYYVLVVSLPRAQMRMMAQFVVKLTNKFESKIKVQSPVGKKLGGILYNAIKNTSIFTLPDAAITARHLDLVWMMSHAFETGVLPMWAGFNAIFYKDQLPKQELEERRGGEEEEEEEEEEEEEEEYSFTGKYIWRVLRGFARFYDIYAVKPKRTEVGVAGQRDKEVQNINGSTGGSRRHRHSFTQKILQQNKEEPLNQKEEPFNTKEELLNQKEEPLHQKEGPSIHEKEPLNQKEEPFDTKDELLNQKEEPLHQKEGPSFLEEETLNQKEEPSIQEKEPSNKKEKPLHQKEESSIQEEQPLNPKEEPLHQKEGPTIQEEEPLKQEEPSIQEEEPLKQEEPSIQEEEPLKQEEPSIQEEEPLWQKEQPSTTRRSPQPTMINPQPM